Proteins found in one Thalassophryne amazonica chromosome 1, fThaAma1.1, whole genome shotgun sequence genomic segment:
- the LOC117515203 gene encoding acyl-CoA-binding protein-like — MNESFSKAAKEAVRLKQMPDRGEMSELYGLYKQATCGNNTTEYPGFFDFKGKAKWDAWNSRKGLSREEAMNKYVDLVESLKNKYGLDSD, encoded by the exons ATGAAT GAGTCATTTTCTAAAGCAGCAAAGGAAGCGGTGAGGTTGAAGCAGATGCCAGACAGAGGCGAAATGTCTGAGCTGTACGGCTTGTATAAGCAAGCCACATGTGGCAATAATACAACAG AATACCCAGGATTCTTTGACTTCAAAGGCAAAGCGAAATGGGATGCGTGGAATTCACGAAAAG gtctgtccagagaagaggcaATGAACAAATACGTTGACTTGGTGGAGAGCCTGAAAAACAAATACGGCTTAGATTCTGATTAG